Proteins encoded together in one Porites lutea chromosome 2, jaPorLute2.1, whole genome shotgun sequence window:
- the LOC140928728 gene encoding DNA-binding protein RFX6-like isoform X2 encodes MCEGVCLPRCILYAHYLDFCRRHNVDAACAATFGKTIRLKFPQLTTRRLGTRGHSKYHYYGIGIKESSAYYHSVYSGKGLTRFSGSKVKNEGSFSVRKYSLSSKTGTLLPDFPNPRLLELPGKISLEKLETFVVMYKTHCQCILDTAINANFDEIKNFLLHFWQGMPDHLLPLMNTEVVADVICVCDSILYKVLMDVLVPSTMQDVPEGLLADIRTFARHLESWVLAATVELPDYLKMGKVQAVRRFVQSLRRQTSFLHLAQTSRPVLANQEIVDHMVKDIEKLDIGNNGRQTLQARTEKDCDDGFDNEFLQDFVDLLREQAPLESYVEWLDRLVETKIIRPCEEAGDDFKSRAQEFLLRWSFLGARLMHNLTLNASSYFGSFHLIRMLLDEYMLLVIETKFYNETEEKLQEMLDRHLKMGEGVDKDNSPLRVQTIVTKTKFTVPDSVLANGGKLPPKSEIIEPKQTTKPGTRVKRIKSRDHVNGMKPRPKRLSTHRLSACSVMDHPPSPVMNGFPPTPLESSAFIMPSPKENCFLGHNGMPQAPLLTPPVSPAVASGMQRNTTMNNSFSQVTYTALGEKKQQPWGYSMNGEVNPPSEVIDSLVAQHFNNCGFGGFVQQARYQAPMANEMNNGYDHSPDYVQNCTVNSSHLPYQPMMATANSHYAQVTQGYYMHVAQPESRNHINHVTTGGEVPMMGSTMVYTEATGMMDDAVGVVEHADENDEFINMTVHKLFNGDCELEKMDCVDEPGMLPSINSLLTEAAI; translated from the exons ACGATACGGCTAAAGTTTCCTCAACTCACAACAAGAAGGCTTGGGACGCGCGGTCACTCCAA GTATCACTACTACGGTATTGGAATAAAGGAATCTTCTGCTTATTATCACTCGGTTTACTCAGGGAAAGGTTTAACAAG ATTTTCTGGATCAAAAGTCAAGAATGAG GGCTCTTTTTCAGTTCGCAAATATTCCCTCAGCTCCAAGACTGGCACTTTATTACCTGACTTCCCAAATCCGAGATTGCTGGAATTACCAGGAAAGATTTCGCTTGAAAAG TTAGAGACGTTTGTTGTGATGTACAAGACACACTGTCAGTGTATTTTAGACACTGCGATAAACGCCAATTTTGACGAG ATAAAGAATTTCCTCTTACATTTCTGGCAAGGCATGCCCGATCACCTGCTACCGCTGATGAATACAGAAGTCGTAGCTGACGTTATTTGCGTCTGTGATTCCATTCTCTATAAG GTTTTAATGGATGTTCTTGTTCCCTCCACAATGCAAGACGTCCCAGAAGG ACTACTCGCTGATATCAGGACGTTTGCGAGACACCTGGAGTCCTGGGTACTAGCTGCAACAGTTGAACTGCCAGATTATCTGAAAATGGGAAAAGTCCAAG CTGTGAGGCGTTTTGTTCAGTCCCTGAGAAGACAAACTTCGTTCCTTCATCTTGCACAG ACTTCCCGACCCGTCTTAGCCAACCAAGAGATAGTGGATCACATGGTAAAAGATATCGAGAAGCTTGATATAGGAAACAATGGAAGGCAAACTTTGCAAGCCAGGACCGAAAAGGATTGCGACGATGGATTTGACAACGAAT TTCTTCAAGACTTTGTTGATCTGTTGCGCGAGCAAGCGCCTTTGGAGTCTTATGTGGAGTGGTTGGATAGGCTTGTAGAAACAAAGATCATTCGG cCGTGTGAGGAAGCTGGTGACGATTTTAAGAGCAGAGCTCAGGAATTCCTTTTAAGATGGTCATTCTTGGGGGCGAGGCTAATGCACAACTTGACCCTCAACGCTTCATCGTACTTTG GATCCTTTCACCTTATTAGAATGCTCCTTGACGAATATATGTTACTTGTGATCGAAACAAAGTTTTACAATGAGACGGAAGAAAAGTTGCAGGAAATGCTTGATCGGCATTTAAAAATGG GTGAAGGAGTTGACAAAGATAACTCCCCTCTTCGAGTGCAGACCATTGTAACCAAAACAAAGTTCACAGTGCCCGACAGCGTTCTCGCAAATGGCGGAAAACTGCCACCTAAATCAGAAATCATAGAACCCAAGCAAACTACCAAGCCAGGCACTCGGGTCAAACGTATAAAGTCACGTGACCATGTGAATGGCATGAAACCAAGACCCAAAAGACTGTCAACTCATCGCCTAAGCGCATGCTCTGTGATGGATCATCCACCTTCGCCGGTGATGAATGGCTTCCCGCCAACACCTTTAGAATCTTCAGCCTTTATTATGCCTTCGCCGAAGGAGAATTGCTTTCTTGGACACAACGGGATGCCTCAAGCGCCTCTGCTTACACCTCCTGTGTCGCCAGCGGTGGCTTCTGGGATGCAAAGGAACACAACAATGAACAACAGCTTTTCTCAGGTAACGTACACGGCTCTTGGTGAGAAGAAGCAGCAACCGTGGGGATATTCCATGAATGGTGAGGTCAATCCTCCATCTGAAGTGATCGACAGCTTGGTGGCACAGCATTTCAATAACTGTGGATTTGGAGGCTTTGTTCAACAGGCGCGGTACCAGGCTCCAATGGCAAACGAGATGAACAAT GGTTACGACCATAGTCCAGACTACGTTCAAAACTGCACCGTCAATTCAAGTCACTTACCTTATCAGCCAATGATGGCAACTGCGAACTCCCATTACGCACAAGTAACGCAAGGTTATTACATGCATGTTGCGCAGCCCGAGTCACGCAACCACATCAACCACGTGACTACCGGCGGGGAAGTTCCGATGATGGGCTCTACCATGGTTTACACAGAGGCAACAGGAATGATGGATGACGCTGTCGGGGTAGTGGAACATGCAGACGAAAATGACGAATTCATTAACATGACTGTTCATAAGTTGTTCAATGGTGATTGTGAGTTGGAAAAGATGGATTGCGTTGATGAACCAGGAATGCTCCCATCTATAAACTCACTTCTTACAGAAGCAGCCATTTAA